TTTGGCCGGGCAATCATTTGCCCTGGTGACGGTCTGCCCGGTTCAATACCTGCCCGCTGAAAAAAAATTAACCCTGGCCACAAATATTAAATTCATCCTGCACGGTACCGACGGTTACCGTTGCGGTGATTATCTCCCGGAAAATGCTTCCGATCAAATTCGAACCATTTACGAGGACCGCCTGGCCCTAACCGTTATAAATCCTGAGGATATTTTCCTGAGTTCATCGACGGGACTTAACAAATCATCGACCGCTCTGCCTTCGGCAACACCCTTCGATCACGTCATTATCACCTCGACCGCCAACGCCTCATCATATCAACCCCTGGCCGATTGGCATACCCGAAAAGGCGTCCGAGATACCGTCATCACCACCGATTTCATCTACGCCAATTACAGCGGTACTGACAATAAAGCCAAAATCCGTAATTTTATCATCGATGCGCATCAGAACTGGGCCACGATGTATTTCCTGATCGGTGGAGAAAATACCACCATCCCCTTTGCTTACCGAACTTATGAAAGCGAAAGCGTTCCCAGCGACAACTACTACGCCGATTACGATGATGACTGGGAACCCGAGGTTTATGTCGGGCGTTCCACTGCCGAGGGATCGACCGAGGTGACCCGCTTCGTCAACAAAGTTATCGAATATGAAACTAATCCCCCCGAATTGAATTACGCTCTCGATATCACCCTGCTCGGTATGGACCTGACCATCGCTTCCGATCCGCCCTACTACACCCTGACCCGGGGACAGTATCTCAAAGACAGTATTGATATCAACTATATCCCTTCCCGTTTCGCGGTGACGAAAATTTATGATACCGATGCCGGCAACCATCGCGATGCTTTTCTGGCGGCTATCAATGACGGCCAGAATCTTCTCAATCACAATGATCATGCCAATTATTCTGTTATGGGCACAGGGGATCGGAACCACGGCTGGTATATCAGTTATTATGATATTCCGTACCTGACCAATTATCATAAGTACTGCAATATTTGGTCGGTCGGCTGCCATGCCAACCGGATGGATATCGAGGACGCCATCTCGGAACATTTTATCCTCGATAACGATACCACCGGTGCGATTTCCTTCACCGGAAACACGAGAAGCGGCTGGTTCTATGTCGGCGATCCCTTGAGTCTCTCCTCACAACTCGACCTGTACTGCTGGAAAGGCCTTTTCAATCAGAATCTCACCCGTCTCGGGGATATTCTGGCTTACAGTAAAAGCGCTACCAATATCGATCAGGTCTGGCCGTACAGCGACTGGACTTTCAACCTTCTCGGCGAGCCGGAGATGACTCTCTGGACCGGATTGGTCGAAACCTTTACCGTCACTCATGCCGACGAAATCGAAGCCCTGCCGCAATCATTCCCTGTCCATGTGGAGAAATACGGCGGGCCGGTGGCCGGCGCCCTGGTCTGCCTGTCCAAAGGCTCGGAAATATTTGCCCGGACCTACACCGATGCCTCCGGTGATGCCTTGATCGATATCTCCCCGGCCAGTGATGGATTTATCAATGTTACCGTTACTAAGCAGAATTTTAAACCCTATCTCGGGGAAACCGAGGTGATCGGCAATCTCCCCCCGATCTGCGAAACACCGTCCGACACCGTGATCTTCCAGTGCACAACTTCCGAGGTGGTTTTGCCGGTGGCCTGCTATGATCCCGATGGCAATCTGGCCTCCGGCCCGGAACTGGTTCGCGGGGCCGGGCAGGTAATCGAGGGCAACTGGTACTACACTCCTTCCGGGCCCGATACTCTGGAGATCACTATCCGGTGTACCGATTCTTCGGGCTTCTCCTGCGAATCCGATTTTATCGTCATCTTCGATATCAACCATCCCCCGACCTGCGCCGTTCCGCCCGATTCTTCCATCACGCAGATAATGCCGCCGACGGAAATCAGCCTGCCGGTCACGGCCGATGATTCCGATGGGAATCTCAATGGATGTGCTGTTATTGACGGCCCCGGGACCGTATCCGACGGGTTCTGGAAATACACCCCGGTCGAAGATGAAATAATCGATGTCACCATCCGCGTAACCGACGAATGCGGAGAGTCTTTCGATGATTCTTTCCATATTGCCTACACCGCTTTTACTTGCGGTGACGCCGACGGCAATAATAGTATTAACATTCTCGATGTCACTTTCCTTATTACGTACATGTACCGCAATGGTCCGGCCCCGGTACCTCCCCAAGCGGGGGATGCCAACGGCAATAGCGCGGTTAATATACTTGATGCAACATATTTGATCAGTTACCTGTACAAGAGCGGGCCGGCCCCGGTCTGCCCGTAGAATTGACGCTGTTAATATAAAGGCCGCCGATGATGCTTTCTCGGCGGCTTTTTACTTGTACCAAATACGACCGGTGGCTCTGTAAATCACTCTCAATAAAAACACTTGACCAGGGGAGCCGGGAATGTTATATTGATATTGAAGACACCCCCTCTCAGAACATATCCATAATCCTTCATCAGCCTTCCGGATTTACGGAGGTTGACATCAATATCTTATTTAAATATAACCCCACGACGTCAGAGTCGTTTAACCAGATTAAGTGAGGGAGGTGCCTATGGATTAAAAAGAACATGGGACGGCTGTCGGCGCGGTTGAGCTTCTTGGACCACGCTGGAACCGTCCGCCTGTCGCCCCGGGTGATGCGGGTATCAAATATGGACATTATACCGACATCTATTCAAACAGGTGAGGAACCATATCCTGCTCGTTTCACCTTCGCTTTCCCATATCCGGTAGCCGGCAGAACATGTTCAAAACGCAACCGGCCTTATGCCGAACCATCAGTAAAAATCCGCAATACAAACTTAAACCCCGGTCTTAAGGTTAGACCGGGGTTTTACTTATCCCATTTTGTATAGGCCGGTCGCCATATAATTTTTATGATGACCGCGCCCATACCACTCATCAGGCTGTTCATATCCTGCACAATTTGTAAATTACCGCATTGTCCCGTAACAACTTAACGTCACACCGCAGAAATCGCTCCGGGGCGGCATCGGGCTTGCAAAATCATCTTTCAGGAAATTAAAAGGTCGCACTGAAAGGGCTATTACGATGCAAGTCAGATTCACGCTTACCATGGATGATGTCGAGGTCAATGGCCGCAATATCGACTCCATCATCCTTGACTGGATATCGGACGTGGACTATAACGAAGTCCTCGCCATATCTCACAACTGGATTTCATCGCAAAATTTCCTGACCCACCGGATGACCGGTCTCAACCGCGTCGGCGAATCATCCCTCACTATCGAACCGCTTGAGGATCACTAAGTCGCGAGGTAAACATGAGTATCCCCGAACTGATGCAAACGACCCTGACCCAGATCACCCAGCCGGGCGGCCTGTTCGACTCCGCTAAAAATTATGTCGAACACGAATTCGGCACCGCCGGTCTCATTGCCGCCGCCATTCTCCTGGTAAGCATCGCCGGACTGCTACTGAGCAAAGCTGTCAAAGTCTCCTTCGATATCGTCCGTTATGTCGCCGTTCCGTCGGTTGCCATCACCTTTGTTGCCACTTACTTTCTCCCCTTTTCCTTTGTTTATATCCTCCCGGTAACGGTCGCCTTCTTTTCAATCTTTCTCATCGTCAGGGGTTAGCAACATGAGCAAAAAAATCGATTCTGATAAAAGAAACAAAAATACCGATCCATTCGAATCACAAGGCCTTAAACGCGAACCGGTCTCGGAACAGAGCGATGAGGTCGTCAATCCCTTCGGTGAAAACGAATGTCTCGATAAAGATAAAATGTTTATTGAGTGCCCCGGCGCCACGGTTTACGATCCGGAAACAAGAGAAATTATCGCCGGTGTGCAGTTCCTCGATGAAAATGATCCATCGGCAGGATACCGGATTATCAATCATCCCGTCTATGCCCCGGAGCATCGCTCCAAAAGACTGATAAAAAAAGACCACTTTAACTCCATCAGGCGCTGCCAGGCTTGCCAGGATCTGACCGTCCGCCTGGTCCGCCGTGAGGGCCCCGATTTCTTTATTCCCAACCCCAAATTCCCGCATAAAAAACAGCTTAAATCAGTCGAAAAAAACTGGTAGAAGTTCAACGCCAACAACACCCCAATTATTGTCGTAACTCATTATATTTTAGCAAGATAGCTAAACACTTTTCCCTTGCTAATGGTTTGTAATTGTGCTATTTTAAAGGGTTATGAAAACATTCAATACCGGGGGTAATAAAAAGGATGCCGTCCTTCTCGGAACGTTCCTGGACGGTCTTATGGTCCGCCTCGGGTTGGCTCATAATTTGGGCGGCTGGAGGATTGTCAGCCGCTGGGCCGGTATTGTCGGAGATAAAATGGCCTCGGTTTCCCGGGCCGTAAGATTCTCCGATGATACTCTGCTTGTATCCGTGCCCGATGCCGTCTGGCGCCACCAGATGTCTATGGAGGTGGATGCCATTCTGGAGAAAATTCATGCCGTCCCGGGCGGCCGGGCTGTGAAACGGATACTTTTTATATCATGACGCGAAAGGATTGCGAACTGAAATGAAGGACGATACGGTTACCGTAGAAAAAGAAATGAAAAAAGAATCCAATTACGATGCCAAGACTATCCAGGTTTTGAAAGGCCTCGAGGCGGTCCGTCGCCGCCCGGCCATGTATATCGGCGATGTCGGCAAGCGAGGTCTGCACCACCTGGTGTACGAAGTCGTGGATAATTCCATTGATGAGGCGATGGCCGGATACTGCACTGTCATCGGCGTCGATATCAATGAAGACGAATCCATAACCGTTACCGATGACGGCCGCGGAATCCCCACCGATATTCACCCGACCCAGAAAAAATCAGCCCTCGAAGTGGTTATGACCATGCTCCATGCCGGCGGAAAATTCGATCATTCCTCCTACAAAGTCTCCGGCGGTTTGCATGGTGTCGGGGTTTCGGTGGTTAATGCCCTTTCCGAATGGTGCAAGGTCGAAGTCTGCCGCGATGGCGAGGTGTTCTTTCAGGAGTATGAGCGCGGTGTCGCCAAAGAACCCGTAAAGGTTATCGGCAAACGCAAACAGACCGGAACAAAAACCACCTTTATTCCCGATAAAGATATCTTCTCCGAAATCAAATTTAAATTCGATATCCTGGCTTCGAGAATGCGCGAACTGGCTTTCTTAAACCGGGGACTGAAAATTATTCTCGACGATAAACAGTCCGGTAAAAAAGTCGAATTTCTTTATAAAGGCGGGATATCGTCATTTGTCGAATATCTCAATGAAAGTAAAAACGTCCTGTATAAAAAACCGATTTATATCCAGAAAGAGCGCGACGGGGTCGAGGTCGAAATTGCCATCCAGTACAACGACAGCTATATCGAAAATTTGTTTTCGTACGTCAACAACATCAATACCATCGAAGGCGGCACTCATCTGACCGGTTTTCGCACTGCCCTGACCCGGAGTATCAATAATTATATCACCCGGAATAACCTGCTCAAAAACGGCAAAAACGGGCTGAATGCGATTGGCGATGATTCGCGCGAGGGACTGACAGCTATTATCTCGGTCAAGGTTCCCAATCCCCAGTTCGAAGGACAGACCAAAACCAAATTGGGTAACTCCGATGTTCGCGGAATTGTCGAAACGGTCATTAACGAGTACTTGTCCGAATATTTCGACGAAAATCCCCCGGTGGCGAAAAAAATCGCCGAGAAAGTCATCTCGGCCGCCCGTTCCCGTGAGGCCGCCCGGAAAGCCAGGGAACTGACCCGGCGAAAAACAACCCTGGACCATGCCGCTCTGCCCGGAAAATTGGCCGACTGTTCTCTCACCGACCCGGAATCTTGCGAGCTGTATATCGTTGAGGGTGATTCGGCCGGAGGTTCCGCCAAACAGGGACGGGATCGCCGCTTCCAGGCTATCCTCCCCCTTAAAGGCAAAATCCTCAATGTCGAAAAAGCCCGGATCGACCGGATTTTAAGCAACGATGAAATCCGGGCCATGATTACCGCCCTGGGAACCGGGATCGGTTCCGAGGAGTTTAATCCCGAGGCCCTCCGCTACGGCAAAGTGATAATTATGACCGATGCCGATATCGATGGTGCCCATATCCGAACCCTGATTCTGACCTTCTTCTTCCGCTATATGAAAGAACTTATCAAGCAGGGGCATATCTATATCGCCCAACCCCCGCTTTATCGAATCTACAAGGGAAAAAAGGAGCAGTACGCTTTCAGCGATGAGGAGCGGGACCGTGTGATTACCCAGTTCGGACGTGAAGGCGTTTCTGTCCAGCGCTACAAAGGTCTCGGCGAGATGAATGCCGAACAACTCTGGCGAACCACCATGGACCCCGAAACCCGGACCCTGCTTCTGGTTAATATGGAGGATGCCAAGGAGGCCGACCGGCTGTTTTCCACCCTGATGGGCGATGCCGTCGAGCCGCGAAGGATTTTTATCCAGGAGAATGCACAATACGTCCGCAACCTGGATATCTGAGAGAATTTCATTTTTCGCAGGGCAGACTACCAGGTGGCCTGCCCTTTTTTTATTTCTGATTAACCACCTGGGTCGATTTAATATCACATTTTGGCCCTCTGGAAGACCATGTGATTGATTTCCCCAATTTGAATCTTTAATTTTTGATGATAGCGATTTTGTTAAAAAATGGTAATTAGGAGCAATATTATCTTCAATCAAATAATCCACGGCCGCGTATTTAATATGTCTGCCAAAATCAATCCGAAGAGAAAGGACTGGTCATGAACGGTTTCTGCCATATCGAAATCCCGTGTATCGACATGAAAAAAATTGCCGAATTTTACGAGAAGGTATTCGGGTGGGAAATAACCATGATGCCCGAAATGGAATATGCCCTTTTCAAAACCCCTGCCGGCCCCGGAGGCGGTTTTTCCAAACAGGCCAAAATCGCAAAGGAAAACGGTATCGCTCTCTATATCGAGGTGGATGATATCGATAAGGTTTTCCAAAAAATCGAGTCATACGGCGGTAAAAAAGTCCAGCCTAAAACTCAAATTTCCCCGGAATTCGGCTATGCCGCCACCTTTGCTGATATCGAAGGCAATGCTCTTGGCCTCTGGTCAAAAAAATAATTTCCCCCATAGCTCTCTGCGTCCTGCCCCGACCGCCCCCCCTTGCCGGTCGGGGTTTTTCTTATTATTCTTCTGAATTAATATTGGCAATTCGCAAAATTGGATGATAATTTGTGAAAAACCTTAATTTGGAGATCATAATATTCGATTATGGGTGGGTATTATTCCGAAAAGCTGTCGGCCGAAAAACTGCGGCGTTGCTATCAGGTCGCTTCGCCGCGAATAAGCCAGTACCTTAATGCCGAAGTCGATCATGTTCTTCAGTTTTGCCGACCGAACGACCTTATTCTGGAATTGGGATGCGGCTACGGCCGGGTGGTAAAACATTTGTGCCCCCGCGCCGGCCATGTGGTCGGTATCGACACCTCCCTTGCCAGCCTGCTTGATATGGATAATGAATTGGGCGTATGCACCAATTACTCCCGAATCCGGATGGATGCCGGTCGGCTGGGATTTCGCGATAATATTTTCGACCTGGTTCTCTGTATCCAGAATGGCCTTTCGGCTTTTGCAGCCGATCCTTTAATTTTAATCAGCGAGGCTGTCCGGGTTACCCGGCCGGGCGGCCATACCCTTTTTTCCACCTATTCCGAAAAATTCTGGACCGAACGTCTGAAGTGGTTTTATCGGCAATCGGCCGAGGGCTTGCTTGGTGAAATCGATCCTGATCAGACCGGCGATGGAGTCATTGTCTGCAAAGACGGTTTTCGAGCCACCACCATCAAACCCGGTCAATTCCGGGAATATATGAAAACTCTCAATCGATCGGCCGCTATTGTCGAGGTCGATAATTCCTCGGTATTTTTCGAAATACGAAAATAGCCCTTACAATCTTAACCATCCCGGGCCGATTTTCGGACGCGGACCATCACGATACAGGTAATTGACAAGGTACGTCGCATCGAGAATATTATAGTTGCCGTTACCGTCGGCATTGGCCCGCCATTCCGGCCAACGCGGCGCCGGTCCGCCTTTATACAGCCAGTTTATCATGGATGTAACATCCAGGATATTGACCATAAAATCACCGGTAACATCGCCGGGAGCATAATTGAAGGCCGCATGAAGCGGTCCGTCGCCCACCGCGTAACTCTTTTTAACCGCTCCGGCGGTATCGATGACTTTGACATAATTGGTAAAACTGCCGCTGAAGATGGTTGAATCCTGGTAGGCAAGGGCCATCATGCAGTTCAGGTCGACTTCGATCGGATTGGCCGCGTTATGATATATTTCCAGGGTTTCGGTATTGTAGGTCAATATATACCCGTTTTCCTCCCACCCGGCCGCCGCGATACAAGCGGTATTATTGGGCCCGATACTGATCTGTCCCGGCGTCCCACCTACGGACACGCTGTCGATAACCGCTTCCGTCCCGATATCGATAATATACACTTTACCAAAAACCGTATAATAATCGCCGGTGCAAACCACATGAATCCGGCCGAATCGATCCAGCGCCAGGTATTGCGGATTAAGCCCGACATCGATATAGCCACTCACTGAATCGCCGGCGATGTCATAAACAGCTACCCGTCCCGGATCGTATTCCCAGGTCCCCCAATCGAACCCCGTGCAGGCCACATAGGCCTTATTGCCGACAATCAGAATACCTTCGGGGCTTTTTCCCACCTCGACCTCATCGACAATACTGCCGCTGATATAATCGACCTTGGCCACGCTGTTGCTTTTCATAAGTGTCACATAGAGGTACCTATCATCGTAAAATTCCATCCAGTACGGGTTGGATTCCGTCCCGGTGTTGATAAAACCAACCGTCGTTTCGTTCCGCAGGTTTATCACCTGGATTTCGTTGGTCCCCGAAGCCACGGCATAGGCCAGGGTATCCCGGATCACCAATTGATTGGGATAACTGAAAATATCGGTCCCGATTGTCAGAATATTATTACTGACCGTCCCGGTGGTTAGATTGATCTTCGAGAGCGTTTCCCCGTTGGTATTGAGCACATAAGCGGTCGGATTCTCCGCCTGCACCGCCTCTGTAACCGCCGATATTATAATCAGCGTCAACAGAAACTGCTTCATCCTTTTCATATATACCTGCCTTATCATATCAAACATTTGATTATTGATTGGTATCTTTGCCGCCATAGATAATTTTCAATCCCAAATTCCATTCCCTCCCCGGCATCGGATAATTCGCCATCAGGACATAATCTTCATCGCGAACATTGAAAAGATTGAAATCTCCGGCCAAATGCCATCTTTTTCCAAGACCGATTTTTACCCCGGCCTGAATATCATCGACCCGGTAACTGGTATAATACTTGGTGTTGGATCGAAGCGTATACGCCGAATCGACCATCCGAATCGAATATGCCATATAAAACATTTTCATATTCACCCGGGCTGTGAATGATGTAACATAATGCGGATAAAAAACCAACCGCTTGTTGTAAACGGTATGATCTCCCGTCGATTTATTCAGAGCGGTAGTAATGGTGTTTTGATATTGAAACGAGAAAACCCGATCCAGAAGTTCGATCTCGATGAAATCCTCATGGCCGGTAATCTGCGCTTTTTCCACATTTTCCGGCCGCCAGACGCCACTGCGCGGCACCCACATCACTAGATCATGAAGAAATGAATGAAAATAATTAATCCCTCCGGATAGTCTGATCGGCCCCCATCCCCCGGTCACCTCGAATCCGGCCTCGGAATGCTCGGACCTCTCCGGCTTCAAACCCGGATTCCCGCTTGAACGGGCGTCACCCTTCCAAAACAAAGCGTTCATGGATGGTAATCTTAACGACTTGCCATAATTGGCCCGGATGATATATGAGAATCTATTCCCCTTGGAAAGCGCTATCCCGACTTTCGGCGACCAGCTTGAAATACTGCTGCTTTTCACCGTATCCTGCCACGAGGTCGAATCTTTTTCGGTTCGGGTATAATCGAAACGAAGAGCCGCATCGAGCACCATATCATCGGCCGGAAACCACCGCGAGACATCGAAACGCTGTTCATCGGTAATGAAAATGCCGGCATTGTCCCGCTCCGGTTGCCCCATTGTAAGCTTCGGCATCAGGTAATCTTCATGCCGGAGAACATCTTTCCTGCCCTCCAGCCCGAAACGCAGCCGGTTGGCGCCCATAATCAAATGTTGCTGGGTATAGCGGGCGCTGTAAATATCATTGACATATTCGGTATGAAAACCGGTCCGGGATTGTAAATCTTTGAATAACTGCTCATATCGGGAATACCCGGCTTCAAGTTTGTAGATACGATCCGACGAGCCCCGATACTCCAGGGATAGGTTGAACAATCTGCGGCCGTCGGTTGAAGTCGCTTCGAGATTTTGATCTCGGGCATTTCCCGGAAGACCGCTCTGCGAATGATAATACTGCCCGGAATAGGCCATATTCCAGCGCCCGCTGAATCGATAGATCCCCGAAGCAAAATAATTGTAAGAATCCACACCGTTATTGACCCGGGTCCCGGTTATAATCGTGTCGCCCGGTTCAACCCTGTAAGCATAATCGAAATCCCCAACCGCCTGACGAGTTTGATAAGCCAGTTTGCATGAAAAATTCTCTATCGGAATAAAATCTGCCAGGCTGAGTTTGTTGATTTCCGTTTTCCAGCTTCCCCAGGTTTTCTCCGCGTCAGCCTCGAATTCACCCGATAAAAATTTTCGATGGGTAATAATATTGATGACCCCTCCGAGAGCATCAGGGCCGAATTCGGCTGAGGCGCCGCCCCGATAAATTTCGATCTGCTCGATCATCTCGATCGGTATCGAGTTTAAATCCGCCACCCCGCTGCTCGAGGGATTAATTTTCTGTCCATCTATCAGTACCAGTACATACTTGGGATCGCTCCCCCTGATTCTTATCCGGGACTGCCCGCCTCCGGTACCGGCCCTCTGGATATAAACCCCGCGAACATTCTCCAGTAGCTGGGGTAAATCCCGGGCCCCGGTTTGCTCGATCTCCCGACGGTTAATAATCTCAACCCGATCACTGCTGACATGTAGTCTCGTTTCCGTAACCATTATCTTGTCCAGATAATACAATTTCGGTTCGATCCGGATACTCACCCGCTTTGTCATACCGGCTTTGATTTGAATTTCATCCATGCGGAAATCGGCATATCCCGGCGCATACACCGCCAGATGGTACTTCCCCGGCGGCAGATTATCGAAACCGAAATAGCCGAACTGGTCGGTGACCGCATTATAACCGGTTCCGGTAAGTTCCACCGCGGCTCCCTGGACAGGAGCCCCTTCGTCACTGCTGTGAACCGAACCGGTCAGATTGAAATTGGACTGCCCCCATGCCGAACCGGCCAGCACCGCTCCAAGCAAAACCGCCATCGAAATTATGTGTAAAAAACAAAAATCGGTAAGACCTCTGAAACAACCGGGAAATCCCGTCGCGCTCCCGGCGGCTCGGCCGTTTCCGGCCAAAAACAATCGCCGCATGGCTTTTCTCTTTAGTGCCGGCGGCGCGGTTACGGATCGAAACCGATCAGCCCGCGCTGATGGCAACGTTTTATGGATTCGCGATACGGCAGGCCTCCTGACTTCGGTATCCAACCCCCCGGGACACCTTCCCGGCCCGCAGGCCAGTGGTCTTTCGTCCCGGGAGTAACCGTTACAGTAGCGGGGCTGCGGCGGATTTTCACCGCCTTTCCTATTCTCCGTCCCCTGTAGACGGCACCGTATCTATGTAGTGTTATTATAAATCGCATCCGACCCGGCTGTCAACAAGAAATTTAAAAAATCGTAGCCGGCCAATTCGACACTTTCGGGGTAGTTGGAATAGGGCGTTGACAAGTCTTCGCTTTCGCCTTTAATTATCCGCATAAACACGACTGCTATTACCGGGAGATATGAACATGTCCGATGTAGTAAAAAAACTATGGCCGGAGCTGGACTGGATTAAGGATGAAACTTTGCGTCAGCAGACTCATGACACCTGGGTCGAAGCCCTCCGGCTGAGCAAACTGACCGCCCGGGATCTCCAGGAAATCCCGTTCACCCTCAAGGCCAAAGACTGTACCGTTACCTTCATGGCCCACAAGCGGGCGGTAGTGCATCTTTCGCGCGAATGCGCCCGGATCATGAGCGAGTTCTTCGGGGATAACCTGCCGATCGATTTGGACACCGTCATTTCCGGAGCAATCCTGGCCGATGTCGGTAAGCTTCTCGAGTACGATAAGATAGACGGCAAAGCGGTCGTCAGCGAATACGGCCGGTATGTCCGGCATCCTTTTTCCGGGGTCGGCCTGGCTATGAAATGCGGCGTCCCGGATAAAGTCCTGCATATCATCGCCGCCCACGCCGGTGAAGGTGACATGGTGAAACGTTCGGTGGAAGCCTATATTGTGCATCACACCGACTTCATGAGTTTTGAGCCTTTCATGCAAAAATGAATCGGGTAATTCGTCATGGGTAAACACAAATCAAAAAAGAAAAAAACAGCGCCGGATGATCAGCCGCAGATGGATCAGACCGAAAATACCGAAAACCCGCCGACCATCCCCGGCCGCGAAAAATACCTCTGGATATTCCTGGCCGCTTTCCTCTTTATTGTCAGCGTCGTTATGGTTATCTATGACTTCAGCTTGAAAAGCACCGTCAGCGATTACGATGAGAATCTCACCAACTGCTCGATTATGCTCGATGAAGCCCAGGAGAAACTGGACAAATCCGAGCGTGATCTGGAACGTACCAAACGGGAACTTCAGGCCAGCCGTTTCGGGGGGGCCGGCGAGAACATGGTTCCGCCCAATTACCTCGAGGAATACAAGAGGAAAGGCCTTGATGATCCCATCGGTCGTATTAAACGGGATCTGACCGAACACCAGGATATTATTCCCTACCAGGGTACCACGGGCCATGCCTTTCGTTTTCATGACATCCGGGAAATCTATGTAATCAGCCCGCGGCTGGTCTTCGCCAATATTACCGATAACAAGGTAAATGGCTGGATGTTACTGGAATATCGGGTCGGTGACAACGGCATGATCACCTGGAAAGTGGTCAAATCCTACTGCCCCTTCTACGATAAATAATTTCGGGAAAGCGGAGCGGCATCATGCTCGGGATAATAAAACATGACCTCTTTCTCCGGCACCTCGAAGGGTATGATCATGTCGAATCCCCGAACCGCCTGAAGTATATCCTCGACCACCTCGGTAAAAGCCCTTTGGCTGGAAAATGCCGTTTTATCGAGGCTGAACCGGCCCGGATCGAGTGGCTGGAAATGGTCCATGACCGGCAGTACATCGATGACATTCTTTCCCTGAAAATTGACCAGGCCGTCATTCTCGACTGGGGCGATACCGTCGCCACTCCGGCCACCCCGCAGGCGGCTCTTTATGCCGCCGGGGCCGGTATCCATGCGGCCGTATTGATCCTCGACGGAAAACTCGACCGGGCCTTCTGCGCCGTCCGTCCGCCCGGTCATCATGCCGAGCGCAAGCGGGCGATGGGTTTCTGCATCTTCAACAATATCGCCGTGACCGCCGCCTACCTGACCGAAATCGCCGGTTTGGATCGGGTGGCTGTGATCGATTGGGATATCCACCACGGTAACGGCACCGAGCGGATGTTCGAGGAAGATGACCGGGTCCTCTACATCAGTCTCCACCAATTTCCCCATTA
The Candidatus Zixiibacteriota bacterium DNA segment above includes these coding regions:
- a CDS encoding TonB-dependent receptor — protein: MRRLFLAGNGRAAGSATGFPGCFRGLTDFCFLHIISMAVLLGAVLAGSAWGQSNFNLTGSVHSSDEGAPVQGAAVELTGTGYNAVTDQFGYFGFDNLPPGKYHLAVYAPGYADFRMDEIQIKAGMTKRVSIRIEPKLYYLDKIMVTETRLHVSSDRVEIINRREIEQTGARDLPQLLENVRGVYIQRAGTGGGQSRIRIRGSDPKYVLVLIDGQKINPSSSGVADLNSIPIEMIEQIEIYRGGASAEFGPDALGGVINIITHRKFLSGEFEADAEKTWGSWKTEINKLSLADFIPIENFSCKLAYQTRQAVGDFDYAYRVEPGDTIITGTRVNNGVDSYNYFASGIYRFSGRWNMAYSGQYYHSQSGLPGNARDQNLEATSTDGRRLFNLSLEYRGSSDRIYKLEAGYSRYEQLFKDLQSRTGFHTEYVNDIYSARYTQQHLIMGANRLRFGLEGRKDVLRHEDYLMPKLTMGQPERDNAGIFITDEQRFDVSRWFPADDMVLDAALRFDYTRTEKDSTSWQDTVKSSSISSWSPKVGIALSKGNRFSYIIRANYGKSLRLPSMNALFWKGDARSSGNPGLKPERSEHSEAGFEVTGGWGPIRLSGGINYFHSFLHDLVMWVPRSGVWRPENVEKAQITGHEDFIEIELLDRVFSFQYQNTITTALNKSTGDHTVYNKRLVFYPHYVTSFTARVNMKMFYMAYSIRMVDSAYTLRSNTKYYTSYRVDDIQAGVKIGLGKRWHLAGDFNLFNVRDEDYVLMANYPMPGREWNLGLKIIYGGKDTNQ
- a CDS encoding HDIG domain-containing protein, with the protein product MSDVVKKLWPELDWIKDETLRQQTHDTWVEALRLSKLTARDLQEIPFTLKAKDCTVTFMAHKRAVVHLSRECARIMSEFFGDNLPIDLDTVISGAILADVGKLLEYDKIDGKAVVSEYGRYVRHPFSGVGLAMKCGVPDKVLHIIAAHAGEGDMVKRSVEAYIVHHTDFMSFEPFMQK
- a CDS encoding DUF721 domain-containing protein, with translation MKTFNTGGNKKDAVLLGTFLDGLMVRLGLAHNLGGWRIVSRWAGIVGDKMASVSRAVRFSDDTLLVSVPDAVWRHQMSMEVDAILEKIHAVPGGRAVKRILFIS
- a CDS encoding class I SAM-dependent methyltransferase, which gives rise to MGGYYSEKLSAEKLRRCYQVASPRISQYLNAEVDHVLQFCRPNDLILELGCGYGRVVKHLCPRAGHVVGIDTSLASLLDMDNELGVCTNYSRIRMDAGRLGFRDNIFDLVLCIQNGLSAFAADPLILISEAVRVTRPGGHTLFSTYSEKFWTERLKWFYRQSAEGLLGEIDPDQTGDGVIVCKDGFRATTIKPGQFREYMKTLNRSAAIVEVDNSSVFFEIRK
- the gyrB gene encoding DNA topoisomerase (ATP-hydrolyzing) subunit B translates to MKKESNYDAKTIQVLKGLEAVRRRPAMYIGDVGKRGLHHLVYEVVDNSIDEAMAGYCTVIGVDINEDESITVTDDGRGIPTDIHPTQKKSALEVVMTMLHAGGKFDHSSYKVSGGLHGVGVSVVNALSEWCKVEVCRDGEVFFQEYERGVAKEPVKVIGKRKQTGTKTTFIPDKDIFSEIKFKFDILASRMRELAFLNRGLKIILDDKQSGKKVEFLYKGGISSFVEYLNESKNVLYKKPIYIQKERDGVEVEIAIQYNDSYIENLFSYVNNINTIEGGTHLTGFRTALTRSINNYITRNNLLKNGKNGLNAIGDDSREGLTAIISVKVPNPQFEGQTKTKLGNSDVRGIVETVINEYLSEYFDENPPVAKKIAEKVISAARSREAARKARELTRRKTTLDHAALPGKLADCSLTDPESCELYIVEGDSAGGSAKQGRDRRFQAILPLKGKILNVEKARIDRILSNDEIRAMITALGTGIGSEEFNPEALRYGKVIIMTDADIDGAHIRTLILTFFFRYMKELIKQGHIYIAQPPLYRIYKGKKEQYAFSDEERDRVITQFGREGVSVQRYKGLGEMNAEQLWRTTMDPETRTLLLVNMEDAKEADRLFSTLMGDAVEPRRIFIQENAQYVRNLDI
- a CDS encoding VOC family protein; translated protein: MNGFCHIEIPCIDMKKIAEFYEKVFGWEITMMPEMEYALFKTPAGPGGGFSKQAKIAKENGIALYIEVDDIDKVFQKIESYGGKKVQPKTQISPEFGYAATFADIEGNALGLWSKK